TTGAAGGATAGCAAAGCTGAACTGAAGCAGCAGAAGCTCGCTCTGAAGAACCAGCAGAACGTGCTAAAGCAGCAGAAGCTCGCCGACAAGCAAGCGCAGCAGCAAGCCAAGTTGGCCAAAGAACAAGCGAAGCTCGATAAGCAGCGCCTACGCATGGAAAAGAAAGCAGCGAAGAGCTAGCCCCTTTCTTCTCTGTTCAACGCCTACAATAAACAAAACTCCAGTCCAAGGCGGCTGGAGTTTTTTGTATTCTCTTTTTCCACTTTTCTTTCGCCGAATGGCTACTACCAAAAACACCGTTAAGTATTACCCGCTGCACCACTTCGTTTTGCTGCCCGCCGCATTGATCATGGCGATTTATACCATCCGCCGCTACCTATCAGTTGCCGGTGAAGATTCGGAGGAGTCGCGGATATGGTTTTGCGTGATGGTGCTAGCCATTATTGTGTTTGCTGGGCTAGTGATGCTCCGGCAGCACTATGCATTGATGCTTCAAGATCGGGTTGCGCGCTTGGAAGTACGTCAACGCTATTTTGAGCTAACTGGTAAAAGCCTGCGGCCTCTAGAAGAGCAGCTTACGCTGAAGCAGATATTATCTTTGCGCCTCGCCGGCGACCAAGAGCTACCGGGCTTGGTGCAAGCTAGCATCCAGGAAAAGCTGACACCAAAAGACATTCAGGCGCGTATTCAAGACTTTCAGTTCGACACGATGCGCGTCTGAGGTGTACCTTTGTGGCTATGTTTCTGCTTGTTCTCACGTATTCGAAGCCTCTGGAGGATGTGGAGCCCTTCATGGCCGCACACATGACTTGGGTCGATGCACACTACCAAGACGGTACTTTCGTAGCCTCAGGCCGGCGCGTACCCCGTACCGGGGGCATCATCCTAGCTCGTGCTACCGACCGTGCTAGCTTGGAAACCATGGCTGCTACGGACCCTTTTCTGGAAGCGGGTGTAGCGCAGTATGACATCATCGAATTCACTTTATCGCGCACGGCGCCGGGCTTCGAAAGCCTGCTCAGCTAGCTTTACGGCGCCTGCTTTCTTATTTTCACCTGAATGATTCTGTACAACGTAACCAGTAGTATCGACCCGGATATCGCCGACGAGTGGGTCACGTACATGCGCGACGTGCACTTGCCCGAAGTAATGGCCACGGGTTTTTTCGTCAAAAGTCAGTTGTGCCGCTTGCTCAATGAGGAGGAAGGCGGTATTACTTACGCCGCACAACTGTATTGCCTCGGCTTAGATCAGCTTGAAGATTACCAAGACCTTT
This Hymenobacter sp. GOD-10R DNA region includes the following protein-coding sequences:
- a CDS encoding DUF6526 family protein encodes the protein MATTKNTVKYYPLHHFVLLPAALIMAIYTIRRYLSVAGEDSEESRIWFCVMVLAIIVFAGLVMLRQHYALMLQDRVARLEVRQRYFELTGKSLRPLEEQLTLKQILSLRLAGDQELPGLVQASIQEKLTPKDIQARIQDFQFDTMRV
- a CDS encoding YciI family protein codes for the protein MFLLVLTYSKPLEDVEPFMAAHMTWVDAHYQDGTFVASGRRVPRTGGIILARATDRASLETMAATDPFLEAGVAQYDIIEFTLSRTAPGFESLLS
- a CDS encoding DUF4286 family protein, whose protein sequence is MILYNVTSSIDPDIADEWVTYMRDVHLPEVMATGFFVKSQLCRLLNEEEGGITYAAQLYCLGLDQLEDYQDLFGPGLNANLTTRFPGQYVSFSTILEIVD